From the genome of Candidozyma auris chromosome 2, complete sequence, one region includes:
- a CDS encoding transcription factor TFIIE subunit TFA2, whose product MSDLSSQLSAFKSRIRSGPSVAVRRAVTPKPSQSTEAQQNGNSTTSYENNDKKRFAQDSSFSGKKHKSNISMSGSHLSTRLHLAVEYIKQQDKPVPVGQLESYLGTDVAEALLPLLKEIDRIKYDQGTNTLEYMSLHNIRNADDLLNFLRSQPTFKGIPVKELKDGWSGCMDAIQSLEESNQILVLRNKKENAPRLVWANLGGEIGTLDDEFVDMWNKIKIPEPDNLYQALVDQSLKPTGADPNVAKKKPKQQEKKQKKARRGKITNTHMKGILKDYSQLV is encoded by the coding sequence ATGTCTGATCTCTCGTCGCAGCTTTCGGCATTCAAGTCACGAATCAGAAGCGGGCCTTCTGTGGCAGTCAGAAGAGCAGTCACCCCAAAACCGAGCCAGTCCACTGAAGCGCAGCAAAATGGGAATCTGACTACCAGTTATGAAAATAACGACAAGAAACGCTTTGCTCAGGACTCATCTTTTTCGGGCAAAAAGCATAAGCTGAACATCAGCATGTCTGGGTCACACCTCTCGACAAGGCTCCACTTGGCTGTGGAGTATATAAAGCAGCAGGACAAGCCAGTTCCCGTGGGTCAGTTGGAAAGTTACTTGGGTACAGACGTGGCGGAGGCGCTTCTCccgttgttgaaggagattgaCCGGATCAAGTACGACCAAGGGACGAACACGTTGGAGTACATGTCGTTGCACAATATACGCAACGCCGACGATTTGCTCAACTTCCTTCGTCTGCAGCCAACGTTCAAGGGAATCCCCGTTAAGGAACTCAAGGACGGCTGGTCCGGGTGTATGGATGCAATACAAAGCCTTGAGGAGAGCAACCAGATCTTGGTGCTCAGaaacaaaaaggaaaatgcCCCCCGACTTGTGTGGGCGAATTTGGGCGGGGAAATTGGGACGTTGGACGACGAGTTTGTTGATATGTGGAACAAGATAAAGATTCCTGAGCCAGACAACTTGTACCAGGCGTTGGTTGACCAGTCATTGAAGCCCACTGGCGCAGATCCAAATGttgcgaagaagaaacctaagcaacaagagaagaagcagaagaaagccaGAAGAGGCAAGATCACAAACACCCACATGAAGGGTATATTGAAGGATTACTCTCAGCTTGTTTAA
- the NTF2 gene encoding Ran GTPase-binding protein NTF2, with translation MSDFNTVATEFCKFYYEKFDSDRSQLGNLYREQSMLTFETSQVQGTKDIVEKLAGLPFAKVAHRISTLDAQPASPQGDILVMVTGELMIDDEQNAQRYSQVFHLIPDGNSYYVFNDIFRLNYS, from the exons ATGTCTG ACTTCAACACCGTTGCTACCGAGTTCTGCAAGTTCTACTACGAAAAGTTCGACAGTGACAGATCCCAATTGGGTAACCTCTACAGAGAGCAGTCGATGTTGACCTTCGAGACCTCCCAGGTTCAAGGCACCAAGGACATCGTGGAAAAGTTGGCCGGCTTGCCCTTCGCCAAGGTCGCACACAGAATCTCCACCTTGGACGCCCAGCCAGCATCTCCTCAGGGTGACATCTTGGTGATGGTCACTGGTGAGTTGATGATTGACGACGAGCAGAACGCCCAGCGTTACTCGCAGGTGTTCCACTTGATTCCAGACGGAAACTCGTACTACGTGTTCAACGACATCTTCAGATTGAACTACTCGTAA
- a CDS encoding U2-type spliceosomal complex subunit CWC21, with the protein MSYNGIGLQTPRGTGTSGYVQKNLADKKVQGYRKKREREAEEAERKAAKERQVKSRRSVGEDIREHERKREIELKCAELRDKLEDEDEKEAVIEKKVAELRLKLTKREEQPKKAKGSDDKNEIKGEDNIVNEVNDLHEQDAEDTKGTNTSTKKPAVPKQPEQQVTSSYNYKPRYGDR; encoded by the coding sequence atgtCTTACAACGGCATTGGCCTCCAGACTCCAAGAGGCACCGGCACGTCGGGCTATGTGCAGAAGAACCTTGCCGATAAGAAGGTTCAAGGATATCgcaaaaagagagagagggAGGCGGAGGAGGCTGAGAGGAAAGCAGCTAAAGAAAGACAGGTGAAGTCCAGAAGAAGTGTTGGAGAGGATATCAGAGAGCATGAGAGGAAGAGGGAAATTGAGTTGAAGTGTGCTGAACTACGAGACAAGCTTGAGgacgaagatgagaaggaggcGGTTatagagaagaaagtggcCGAGCTACGCTTGAAACTTACCAAGAGGGAAGAGCAGCCGAAAAAGGCTAAGGGTTCTGATGACAAGAACGAGATCAAGGGTGAAGACAATATAGTGAATGAAGTGAACGACTTGCACGAACAAGATGCCGAGGACACGAAGGGGACTAATACTTCGACAAAGAAGCCTGCCGTTCCAAAGCAACCAGAGCAGCAAGTAACGTCTTCATACAACTACAAGCCACGCTACGGCGATCGATGA
- a CDS encoding MBL fold metallo-hydrolase yields the protein MGYPDPLKVFSRKLTDNVVVSSSGFKRFDRINFGARMALFNYNDTIVVWSALPYSEGVKEALKMSSGAKEPNVKYVVIPDREHTMAAKSFKEQFPQLKIIAMEGVDLGKSVPIDYVVTSKYKNQLIDAQKLKEIGISDPVILDNFEFVYLPSHANSELVMYDKQSRALFQADLLFNLKQGDGNEQFSKHCGHEGGNPFSGFSYLARFMHPDSKFGRFFMNKAVNSGAAAEGLQKIYGWDFEKVVMCHGSIIESGGREVFRKVFASAIDKK from the coding sequence ATGGGGTATCCCGATCCATTGAAGGTGTTCTCGAGAAAACTCACCGACAACGTTGTTGTCAGCTCAAGCGGGTTCAAGCGGTTCGACAGAATCAACTTTGGTGCTAGAATGGCCCTTTTCAACTACAACGACACCATTGTCGTGTGGTCGGCGTTGCCCTACAGTGAAGGTGTCAAGGAAGCTCTTAAGATGTCGTCTGGAGCCAAGGAGCCCAACGTAAAGTACGTGGTGATCCCGGACCGAGAGCACAcgatggctgcaaagtcGTTCAAGGAGCAATTCCCGCAGTTGAAGATCATCGCCATGGAAGGAGTGGATTTGGGCAAATCCGTTCCAATCGACTATGTTGTGACGCTGAAGTACAAGAACCAGTTGATCGATGCCCAAAAGCTAAAGGAGATTGGTATCAGCGATCCCGTGATCTTGGACAACTTTGAGTTTGTGTACCTCCCATCCCACGCCAACCTGGAGCTTGTGATGTATGACAAGCAGCTGAGGGCGTTGTTCCAGGCAGACTTgttgttcaacttgaaaCAAGGCGACGGTAACGAGCAGTTCTCAAAGCACTGTGGCCACGAAGGTGGCAACCCTTTCTCTGGGTTTTCGTACTTGGCTCGCTTCATGCACCCAGACAGCAAATTCGGCCGgttcttcatgaacaaaGCGGTCAATAGCGGTGCAGCAGCCGAGGGTCTTCAGAAGATCTACGGGTGGGATTTCGAAAAGGTGGTGATGTGTCACGGGCTGATCATCGAGTCTGGTGGCAGAGAGGTGTTCAGAAAAGTGTTTGCCTCTGCGATAGATAAGAAGTAA
- a CDS encoding PaaI family thioesterase, whose translation MTQGEIRKSHPKRSSGLVADEKYAQVLYSHKIYQYYESLSENHAQLNPKCGEIDESIWPTLTGETLIGPEKVGLRSASFYTIDDKFLTSFEDIEELQEGENNCGYTFFHLGSKITGHPKIVHGGLLATLLDELTCRVAFQNFHSKKGVTANLNVKYLKPCFANSYVMIKCTLVNKKGRKCITKGQVYKVDLDEDFEGSVPEFVERKENLLTEAEVLMIEPKWVEELHNQAKEAHQAQSAQPAA comes from the coding sequence ATGACTCAAGGCGAAATCAGAAAAAGCCACCCCAAAAGAAGCCTGGGTCTTGTGGCAGACGAAAAGTACGCCCAGGTTTTGTATAGTCACAAAATTTACCAGTACTACGAGTCGCTCAGCGAGAATCACGCTCAGTTGAACCCCAAGTGTGGTGAAATCGACGAATCCATTTGGCCCACCTTGACTGGTGAAACACTTATAGGCCCAGAAAAGGTCGGGCTCCGCTCTGCATCGTTCTATACTATTGATGATAAGTTTTTGACCTCCTTTGAAGatattgaagagcttcagGAGGGAGAGAACAATTGTGGCTATACGTTTTTCCACTTGGGGCTGAAGATCACCGGACACCCGAAGATCGTACACGGGGGGCTCTTGGCTACGTTGTTGGACGAATTGACGTGCCGCGTCGCCTTCCAGAACTTCCATTCAAAGAAGGGCGTCACGGCCAACTTGAAcgtcaagtacttgaagcCCTGTTTCGCCAATAGTTATGTCATGATCAAATGTACCCTTGTGAACAAAAAAGGCCGCAAGTGCATAACCAAGGGCCAAGTCTACAAggttgatcttgatgaggaCTTTGAGGGTAGTGTACCAGAGTTTGTGGAGAGAAAGGAGAATTTGTTGACGGAGGCAGAGGTTCTCATGATAGAGCCCAAGTGGGTGGAGGAGCTTCACAATCAGGCGAAAGAAGCACACCAGGCTCAGCTGGCACAGCCAGCCGCTTAG
- a CDS encoding putative asparagine synthase gives MCGIFFTIAKALPKHQLPCKEYEADEIKSLMEERLSAQATLTSGDLVKVKNADRIRHLLAELSQLSVKNHRIRRELIQNEIEELSSVSGLPGRPGSSESAGPSLDTTLIDIMARGPDYARSVEYSGDNWSLWALGSVLSLRQPFSKQPFMDERYIFQFNGELYNDDCLDGNDGEYAVERIRKAIEAAEDMEEALVDLLGKFDGEFAFVLVDKHKGRAFFGKDHIGKRSLLYSSDEGLTVASLLGHKSTEMLHECKPGLLYSYDINSESIFQRPYKNALHLSPKTGSSFCSGYKFTEQLVQQLHVHLRKACAVRQQTVRPLHPHKATVAILFSGGLDCTVLAALIGENYTGQDAAVTIDLLTVGFDNPRTGTSASESPDRQLSERSWYELSKKFYSTNVAFRLVQVDVHYADWLAHRGRVLSLIHPTSTEMDLSIAIAFYFASKPEKTTGWKMSANFKDATTWSDFQASKANYVEQEEDYTSATEVLFSGLGADELYGGYSRHESIFDTLEEDSDEGIIHGMYDELSKSLLHDITIIYERNLGRDDRAISSWGKELRYPYLDNDVVEFSTNCIDPHYKVKFDWTTVKTKKGEKRTKLYSRKYILRELARCLGLDKAADEVKRAIQFGAKSAKLEVGNSKTKGTETVSF, from the coding sequence ATGTGCggcattttcttcactaTAGCCAAAGCGCTTCCGAAGCACCAGCTCCCGTGCAAAGAGTATGAGGCtgacgagatcaagctGCTCATGGAGGAGCGTCTAAGTGCTCAGGCAACGCTTACTTCTGGAgacttggtgaaggtgaaaaacGCCGACCGAATAAGACACTTGCTAGCTGAACTTAGTCAGCTTAGCGTGAAGAACCACCGGATACGAAGAGAGCTCATTCAAAATGAGATCGAGGAGCTTTCTTCTGTTTCAGGCTTACCAGGGCGTCCTGGTTCATCTGAATCAGCTGGGCCCTCATTGGACACTACCCTTATAGATATCATGGCAAGAGGACCAGACTACGCTCGTCTGGTCGAATATTCAGGGGACAATTGGTCGCTTTGGGCTCTCGGATCGGTGCTTTCGCTTCGACAGCCGTTTTCAAAGCAGCCATTCATGGATGAACGGTACATATTTCAGTTCAATGGTGAACTCTATAATGACGATTGTTTAGATGGGAACGATGGAGAGTACGCCGTGGAACGTATACGCAAGGCAATTGAAGCCGCTGAAGACATGGAGGAGGCTCTTGTTGACCTCTTGGGAAAGTTCGATGGTGAATTTGCTTTTGTCCTAGTTGACAAGCACAAGGGTAGGGCATTTTTTGGGAAAGACCATATTGGTAAACGCTCGCTTCTTTATTCCCTGGATGAGGGATTAACGGTGGCTTCTTTACTAGGTCATAAGTCTACGGAAATGCTACATGAATGTAAGCCTGGCCTTCTTTACAGCTACGATATCAATAGCGAGAGCATTTTCCAAAGGCCTTACAAGAATGCTTTGCATTTGTCTCCCAAAACTGGCTCCTCATTTTGTTCCGGATACAAGTTTACGGAGCAACTTGTCCAGCAGCTACATGTGCATTTACGGAAAGCTTGTGCCGTCAGGCAACAAACTGTACGTCCGCTACATCCTCATAAAGCAACAGTAGCTATTCTTTTCAGCGGTGGCCTTGACTGTACTGTGCTAGCGGCGCTTATAGGAGAGAATTACACAGGTCAGGATGCCGCTGTGACAATTGATCTTCTCACGGTCGGCTTTGATAATCCACGAACAGGAACGTCAGCGCTGGAGTCACCCGATCGACAGCTTTCCGAGAGATCGTGGTACgagctttccaaaaaatTCTATAGTACGAACGTTGCATTTAGATTGGTCCAGGTGGATGTGCACTATGCTGATTGGCTTGCTCACCGTGGGAGAGTCTTGAGCTTGATACATCCCACTTCAACTGAAATGGACCTTTCCATCGCCATTGCATTTTATTTTGCCAGCAAGCCCGAAAAGACGACAGGCTGGAAAATGTCTGCTAATTTCAAAGACGCTACGACGTGGTCAGACTTTCAAGCCTCCAAAGCGAACTATGTAGAGCAGGAGGAAGATTACACTTCCGCAACAGAAGTTCTCTTCTCTGGCTTGGGTGCTGATGAACTCTATGGTGGCTACTCGCGGCATGAGAGCATCTTCGACACATTAGAGGAGGATTCTGATGAAGGCATTATACACGGTATGTATGATGAGCTTTCTaagtctcttcttcacgacATTACGATAATTTACGAGAGGAACCTCGGCAGAGATGATAGAGCCATTTCCAGCTGGGGCAAGGAGCTACGCTATCCCTACTTGGATAACGACGTTGTGGAATTTTCGACGAATTGTATTGATCCACATTACAAAGTGAAGTTCGACTGGACTACTGTGAAGACCAAAAAAGGAGAGAAGCGGACAAAGCTTTACTCACGAAAGTACATATTACGTGAGCTTGCTAGGTGTCTTGGATTGGACAAGGCAGCCGACGAGGTCAAGAGGGCTATCCAGTTTGGTGCTAAGTCAGCCAAGCTAGAAGTGGGAAACAGCAAGACAAAAGGAACTGAAACAGTGTCTTTTTAA